AAAAGTTGACCTCAGCTTCAAAGATGTCAAATGGCCTGTACATCCTGCTGCCAAAAAAGTTTTCAAACTGAAGTAATCATTATTTCCAAACTGCTCAGATGGGAAGGGTTGATCTATTCCTGATTATACTATACGTTTTGTGTGCTCTTATTTTTGCCACATTTGGCAAGATAAGGAAGAGAAAAAGCTGGATAAAAATTTTTCTTATTACCCTTTTCCTGACTCCAGTTACTTCTTCCATCATTCTTTTCAGGAAAAAAAGAGAGAAAATAACTTATGTCGTGAACCGGTATAAGTGCCCGAGATGCGAATTTAAATATGATACCCAGCTTGACCATTGCCCTTATTGTGAAAAAGAAGGGCATATCATAGCCCTTGAAGAAGTCAGCCAGATTATGACTTAATCTTTGAGTGAGTCAAGAAATTCTGTAATGAGTTGAAATTCATATCCTTTACCCGATAAATAACGTCCAATTTTAGCTTTTCTGCTGAAACTATCAGTGTCTTTTATCTCCTTAAATTTTTTCTCAGCCAGTTTTCGGAATGTTTTGAGATAATCCTGATCATCAATTTCTTCCATGGCTATTCTGATAAGGTTTGAGTTAATTCCTTTTGATTTCAGGGCATTGATGATTTTAAGTTTCCCCCAGTTTTTCAGATAAAAATGCCCTCTGACAAAACTTCTGGCGAAACGCTCTTCGTTTAAAAACTTATTTTCAATCAGATAAGCAATGATTTCGTCCCTGTCATCTTTGGAAAATCCCAGATTGTAAAGCTTTTCGTTTACTTCCTGATGACAACGATCCTGATATGTGCAATACTTTTCAAGCTTTCTGACAGCTTCCTGTTTGCTTACTTTTTTAAGCATGAGTTCTTATTATAAACTTTCTTTACCATGCAAAAGTAGGTTTTTGTCCATAATTGCCTTTTGGTATTGAACACTTTCATCATAACTTTGTTTACTGATAAAAAGCCGGTATTCAATCTGCAATGCAATTTACCATCCGTGAAATTAAAGAGCTGACAGACGGGAAATTTTTATTTTTTTCCTCAGACGATACCATCAAGTATGTTGTGACCGATTCAAGAAATTTTCTGCGAAAGCAAAATGCTGTTTTTATTGCAATCAAGGGGCAAAACAATGACGGGCATAAATATATCAGAGAACTGGCTGAAAAAGGTATCAGAAATTTTATTATTGACAATCAACGATTTATTGAAGATTTACCTGAGAATATTATTCACGGATTAAATGTAATTCTATGTCACAACAGTGTGGATGCACTTCAGCAGATTGCTTTTGCTCACCGTAAAAAATTTAAGATTCCTGTTGCGGCTGTTACCGGTAGCAACGGAAAGACCATTGTTAAGGAATGGATTGCACAGCTTTCTGCAAATGTGAAAAAGGTCAGGGTCAGCCCTAAAAGCTATAATTCTCAGATAGGTGTTCCTTTCTCCCTGCTGACGTTGAATGAGAGTGATGAAATGGCGGTGTTTGAAGCCGGAATTTCAACGGTGGGTGAAATGCAGAAACTTGCCGGAATCATTGATCCTGAGTCGGGTATCCTGACAAATATCGGGAATGCTCATCAGGAAGGTTTCAGTACTATTGAACAGAAACTGAGGGAAAAACTACTGTTGTTCAGAAATTCATCAAAACTCATTTACTGCAAAGACCATGAGTTTATTGATACTTACATACATAAACTAAAAAAAGAGGGATTTTTCAATAAAAACATTGAACTGGTTACGTGGTCATTAAAACCTGACGGGGATTCAAAGTTAAAAATCACTCATCAAGAAATTACAACTGCCGGCAGAAAAGTAAGTTTTGAATGGCAGGGAAAGACCTATTCATTTCTGATTCCTTTCAGCGATCAGGCCTCCTTCGAGAATTGTCTGCATGCCCTTTTGTTTTTACTTGAATATCATTTCAGTCCCGACTATTTAACATCTCGAATGGCTGATTTACAGCCTGTTGAAATGAGGCTTGAGATCAAGGAAGGCATACATTCCTGCCTTTTAATAAACGATACCTATAATTCAGACATTAATTCACTGGCAATTGCACTTGATAATCTCGTTTATCAGGGGAAAAACAGAAAAAAAACAGCCATCATTTCGGATATTCTGCAAAGCGGAACCAATCCTGAACAAATGTATTCCCATATTTCGCAAATGCTGAGACTCAGGAATATTGACAAGGTGATCGGGATTGGTAAAAACATGAAACGTTTTGAAAACCTGTTTGATAAAAATGCTTCGTTTTATCTTTCAACCGATGAATTTTTAAAAAATATCAATCCTGACAGTTTTCGGGATGAAGCCATTCTGATAAAAGGGGCAAGGGTATTTTCATTTGAGAAAATTACTGCTTTACTTCAGCGTAAAATACATGCTACCGTTCTGGAAATCAATCTTAATCATTTGATTCACAACCTGAATGTTTTTCGTTCAAAACTGAAGCCTGACACCAAAGTGATGGCCATGGTAAAAGCCTTTAGCTATGGCTCGGGAAATATAAATGTCTCTAACATTCTGGAATACAATCAGGTGGATTATTTTGGAGTGGCTTATGCCGATGAGGGAATTGAACTGGTCAATGCCGGCATCAGAAAACCCATCATGGTGATGAATCCTGATATTGAAAGCCTGTCGTCAATTCTAAGCTACGGGCTCGAACCTGAAATTTACAGTTTCCGTCTGTTGAATACATTGACAGACATTTATCGGAAAAGTCCTTTTTCGAATAAGGTTAAAATTCATCTGAAATTTGATACAGGGATGCACAGACTTGGATTTTCACTGACTGATGTCCCTGAAATTGCTTTAATCCTGGAGAAAAACCCCTATCTCGATGTTGCTTCAGTTTTTACACATTTGTCTTCTGCAGAAATATCTGATTATGATAGCTTTACCTTAAATCAGCTGACAGTTTTTGAAAAGATTTGTAAAGAATTGAAAAGCAAGGGGATAAATGGTTTTCTTCGTCATGCTCTCAATAGTGCTGCTATTATCCGCTTTAATGATCATCAATATGAAATGGTCAGGCTGGGAATAGGATTATATGGCATAGATATAACCGGTAATATTCAGGAAAGTTTAAAAAATGTCATTACATTCAAAACGGTTATTTCTCAGATCAAAGAGATTGAAGCAGGCGAAAGTGTTGGATATTCAAGGAGTTACATTGCAAAGAAAAACATGAGGATTGCTACTATCGGAGTTGGTTATGCTGATGGTTTTCCCCGCAAACTTGGAAATGGTACCGGACAGGTGCTTGTCAACGGACATAAGGTCCCGGTGATCGGAAATGTTTGTATGGACATGACCATGATTGACATCAGTGATATACCTGCCAACGAAGGAGATGAAGTCATCATTTTCGGAGATGAATTACCCTTGTCAGAAATATCAAAAGGTCTTGAGACTATTCCCTATGAAGTATTGACAAATATTTCGCAAAGGGTTAAAAGAGTGTATTACAAAGAATAATGTTAAAGCCATGTTAGTTAAAACAGCAAATACTCAATATAAACTTAATGAATTGATATTCAGGCGATACAGCCCGAGAACCTTTGAACCTGAAACTCCCCCGAAAGAAGTACTGATGCGGATTTTTGAAGCGGTCAGGTGGGCTCCTTCATCTATGAACGACCAGCCTTGGAAAATACTTGCAGGGACAAAAGGTACGGAAACCTATGAAAAAATTTTTGACAGCCTCGTTGATTTTAACAGGAAATGGGCTAAGCTGGCTCCGGTATTAGTGGTTATCTGTGGAAATAAGATTTCTGCAAAAACAGGAAAAGAAAATCCGGCCTTTCGGCACGATTGCGGCCAGGCTGCAGCATATCTGACTTTTCAGGCTATGGAAGAAGGTTTGTATTGCCACCAGATGGGAGGGTATGATAAAGAAAAGATTATCAAGGCCTTTCAGCTGAGCACAGACCTCGAACCTGTTGTCGTTATTGCGTTAGGTTTTCCGGGAAAACCTGAATATCTGGATGAAATTTTCAGAAAAATGGAACTCTCAGAAAGAGTCCGGAAGCCACTCGATGAAATTGTTTCACTTGATTACTGATAGAATAAAAGGCCTGTTTGTTTTACCTGAGTCGATCCGAAGGTATTGATTCAGAAAAAGTCATGAATAAGACAGGTCTGTTACTGATGCTAAGCTGTGTGTTGTCAGGGGTTTATGCTCAGAACAACGACAGCAATAAAATAGTTGTTACTGACAAAGGAACAGGAATTGATATTAAACTGGGAGACAGCACTATTAGCTTCACCAATGAAGGTCTGTATCAAATGTTTATCAATGATGGAATTCAACTGGCTGCTGAAGGGAGATATGAGGAAGCCATCAGCAAATTTAAACTTTCACTGCTTTATGTCAGCAATGACCCGGAAGCTTATTATTACATCGGGCTGGCTTATTATTACCTACAGCATGAGCAGGAAGCATTGGAATATCTGAATGATGCTCTCCGCCTGGATGATCATCATTATCTTTCTTTAATCATGAGAGGAATTATTTACAGCAAAATGGAATTGTTTAACCATGCGGAAGACGATTTCAATCTCGCAATTTCCATATCACCTGAAAATCCACAGGGATATTTCAATCTTGGTATTTCTTACCTGATGAATAATGAAACGGAAAAGGCATGTGACAAACTGAAAAAGGCAATTGATTTAGGAGACACCAGAGCCGCTGAAGTTTTCACTGATTATTGCCATTAATCTGATCCTGTGTTGCTTAGAACAATAAGAGGCTTGTATCTGTAACATGTACTAACCGTTTTTGCCTGTTGAT
This portion of the Sphingobacteriales bacterium genome encodes:
- a CDS encoding tetratricopeptide repeat protein; protein product: MNKTGLLLMLSCVLSGVYAQNNDSNKIVVTDKGTGIDIKLGDSTISFTNEGLYQMFINDGIQLAAEGRYEEAISKFKLSLLYVSNDPEAYYYIGLAYYYLQHEQEALEYLNDALRLDDHHYLSLIMRGIIYSKMELFNHAEDDFNLAISISPENPQGYFNLGISYLMNNETEKACDKLKKAIDLGDTRAAEVFTDYCH
- a CDS encoding nitroreductase, which encodes MLVKTANTQYKLNELIFRRYSPRTFEPETPPKEVLMRIFEAVRWAPSSMNDQPWKILAGTKGTETYEKIFDSLVDFNRKWAKLAPVLVVICGNKISAKTGKENPAFRHDCGQAAAYLTFQAMEEGLYCHQMGGYDKEKIIKAFQLSTDLEPVVVIALGFPGKPEYLDEIFRKMELSERVRKPLDEIVSLDY
- a CDS encoding bifunctional UDP-N-acetylmuramoyl-tripeptide:D-alanyl-D-alanine ligase/alanine racemase, yielding MQFTIREIKELTDGKFLFFSSDDTIKYVVTDSRNFLRKQNAVFIAIKGQNNDGHKYIRELAEKGIRNFIIDNQRFIEDLPENIIHGLNVILCHNSVDALQQIAFAHRKKFKIPVAAVTGSNGKTIVKEWIAQLSANVKKVRVSPKSYNSQIGVPFSLLTLNESDEMAVFEAGISTVGEMQKLAGIIDPESGILTNIGNAHQEGFSTIEQKLREKLLLFRNSSKLIYCKDHEFIDTYIHKLKKEGFFNKNIELVTWSLKPDGDSKLKITHQEITTAGRKVSFEWQGKTYSFLIPFSDQASFENCLHALLFLLEYHFSPDYLTSRMADLQPVEMRLEIKEGIHSCLLINDTYNSDINSLAIALDNLVYQGKNRKKTAIISDILQSGTNPEQMYSHISQMLRLRNIDKVIGIGKNMKRFENLFDKNASFYLSTDEFLKNINPDSFRDEAILIKGARVFSFEKITALLQRKIHATVLEINLNHLIHNLNVFRSKLKPDTKVMAMVKAFSYGSGNINVSNILEYNQVDYFGVAYADEGIELVNAGIRKPIMVMNPDIESLSSILSYGLEPEIYSFRLLNTLTDIYRKSPFSNKVKIHLKFDTGMHRLGFSLTDVPEIALILEKNPYLDVASVFTHLSSAEISDYDSFTLNQLTVFEKICKELKSKGINGFLRHALNSAAIIRFNDHQYEMVRLGIGLYGIDITGNIQESLKNVITFKTVISQIKEIEAGESVGYSRSYIAKKNMRIATIGVGYADGFPRKLGNGTGQVLVNGHKVPVIGNVCMDMTMIDISDIPANEGDEVIIFGDELPLSEISKGLETIPYEVLTNISQRVKRVYYKE
- a CDS encoding RecX family transcriptional regulator, which produces MLKKVSKQEAVRKLEKYCTYQDRCHQEVNEKLYNLGFSKDDRDEIIAYLIENKFLNEERFARSFVRGHFYLKNWGKLKIINALKSKGINSNLIRIAMEEIDDQDYLKTFRKLAEKKFKEIKDTDSFSRKAKIGRYLSGKGYEFQLITEFLDSLKD